One segment of Setaria viridis chromosome 4, Setaria_viridis_v4.0, whole genome shotgun sequence DNA contains the following:
- the LOC117853934 gene encoding cyclin-dependent kinase F-1, translating into MAIGGGGSWSIHGRADVTSRYEVLGRAGSGAYADVYRGRRRSDGATVALKEVHDAVSARREAEALLAVSPSPHVVALLDHFPGGDCDDDVLVLEWVPLDLAAVVRDARRRAAGGGGGIPTAQLKRWMLQVLEGVAACHRAGVVHRDLKPANLLISEDGVLKVADFGQARILQQTAPTYQDMHPHEQTSRMGPWVSQPPAVLQGAEEESPCYESDIPAGQEPETLTAADYLHELDQLRAKSSDVDKMSLQDGDASCLATCSTGDIEDDPFRSSYSYDVEGIGEDSGAFTSCVGTRWFRAPELLYGSTNYGLEIDLWSLGCILAELLNLEPIFPGISDIDQISRIINVLGDISEETFPGCSNLPDYNKIFFNKVKKPMGLEACLPNKSPSEVSIIKQLICYDPAKRASAVDLLNDPYFTEEPLPVPIEGLQIPVSKDEDDDSSMEEWGNYKDGGSDSDFDEFGSMDVTKTDKGFSIRFS; encoded by the exons ATggcgatcggcggcggcgggagctggaGCATCCATGGCCGCGCCGACGTTACCTCTCGCTACGAGGTCCTCGGCCGCGCGGGCTCTGGCGCCTACGCCGACGTctaccgcggccgccgccgctccgacgGCGCCACTGTCGCGCTCAAGGAGGTCCACGACGCCGTCAGCGCCCGCCGCGAGGCGGAGgccctcctcgccgtctcccCTTCTCCGCACGTCGTCGCGCTCCTCGACCACTTCCCAGGCGGCGACTGCGACGACGATGTCCTCGTCCTCGAGTGGGTCCcgctcgacctcgccgccgtcgtgcgCGACGCCCggaggcgcgcggccggcggaggaggcggcatACCCACAGCGCAGCTCAAGCGGTGGATGCTGCAGGTGCTCGAGGGCGTCGCCGCGTgccaccgcgccggcgtcgTGCACCGCGACCTCAAGCCCGCAAACCTGCTCATCTCCGAGGACGGGGTGCTCAAGGTAGCCGATTTTGGTCAG GCGAGGATACTTCAGCAGACAGCACCTACATACCAAGATATGCACCCACATGAGCAAACCTCAAGAATGGGGCCTTGGGTTTCACAACCACCAGCAGTGCTACAAGGGGCAGAAGAGGAATCTCCATGTTATGAATCAGACATTCCTGCTGGCCAAGAGCCAGAGACCCTAACTGCAGCTGACTACCTGCATGAGCTGGACCAACTCCGAGCCAAATCCAGCGATGTTGACAAAATGAGCCTGCAGGATGGAGATGCATCCTGTCTTGCCACATGCAGCACAGGAGACATCGAAGACGATCCATTCCGATCATCCTACTCATATGATGTCGAAGGCATAGGTGAAGACTCTGGTGCCTTCACTTCTTGTGTTGGTACAAGGTGGTTCAGGGCTCCTGAGCTTTTATATGGGTCCACAAACTACGGGCTAGAGATTGACCTCTGGTCATTAGGATGTATCTTGGCAGAGCTCCTGAACTTAGAGCCTATATTCCCAGGGATATCCGATATTGATCAGATTAGTAGAATCATCAATGTCCTTGGCGATATCTCAGAAGAAACCTTTCCAGGCTGTTCAAACTTGCCAGATTACAACAAAATTTTCTTTAACAAAGTTAAGAAGCCGATGGGCCTTGAAGCATGTCTGCCTAACAAATCTCCTTCTGAGGTTAGCATCATAAAGCAGCTAATTTGCTATGACCCAGCAAAGAGGGCCAGTGCTGTTGACCTGCTGAATGATCCATACTTCACGGAAGAACCTTTGCCTGTACCTATAGAAGGTTTACAAATCCCGGTATCaaaggatgaggatgatgacagCTCAATGGAGGAATGGGGGAATTACAAGGATGGTGGCTCGGATTCAGACTTTGATGAGTTCGGTAGCATGGATGTCACCAAAACTGACAAGGGTTTCAGTATACGCTTTTCTTGA